In Gimesia benthica, a single window of DNA contains:
- the hemG gene encoding protoporphyrinogen oxidase, with product MASKGTAQTQHFDAVLIAAPTHQAASMITGFAPELSSLLAQIEYASTAILVNIYKLSDIKHPLRAFGLVIPAAEKRKIFAVAFASRKFLGRAPEDCIQLRTFIGGAMQSEMLEHTDEELQEIVRSELDDILGLQGKPLFSKLLRHNQSMPQYHLGHLELVEQIEQQASRYPGLELAGNAYRGVGIPDSIQSAEDAAERLMLTLTADASAQAP from the coding sequence ATGGCCTCAAAGGGGACTGCTCAAACGCAGCATTTCGACGCCGTTTTAATCGCAGCGCCCACGCATCAGGCGGCGAGCATGATCACCGGTTTCGCTCCCGAACTTTCCAGCCTGCTTGCGCAGATTGAATATGCGTCTACTGCAATCCTCGTTAATATTTATAAGCTCTCGGATATCAAACATCCGCTCCGCGCTTTTGGTCTGGTGATTCCTGCTGCAGAGAAACGCAAAATATTCGCAGTGGCATTCGCCAGTCGTAAGTTTCTTGGTCGGGCGCCGGAAGATTGTATTCAGCTGCGTACTTTTATCGGCGGTGCCATGCAGTCAGAAATGCTGGAACACACCGACGAGGAACTGCAGGAAATTGTGCGCAGCGAACTCGACGATATCCTGGGACTGCAGGGCAAGCCTCTGTTCTCTAAGTTGCTCAGGCACAATCAATCCATGCCCCAGTATCATCTTGGGCATCTGGAACTGGTCGAGCAGATCGAACAACAGGCCTCACGCTATCCTGGGCTGGAACTGGCCGGTAACGCCTACCGTGGTGTTGGCATTCCTGATTCGATTCAGAGTGCAGAGGACGCCGCAGAGCGGCTCATGCTTACTCTCACTGCAGACGCATCAGCTCAAGCCCCTTAA
- the hemG gene encoding protoporphyrinogen oxidase, which translates to MTDSNPSTAVKRIAVIGGGVSGLSAAHHILELSDEQQQPVEVTLFESQPESGGWIGTIDQGDYLIDTGADMFITNKPAGINLCKRLGLVDQLISTDTRYRGALVLSRGLTVPVPLGFELMTPSRMLPMLRTPLLSLWGKIRMGLEYFLPRRHSSNGLDQDDESLAHFVTRRFGKEALTRLVQPLVAGIYTSDPEKLSLRATLPRFLDMERDHRSLIKAARHQKKAARSQSDATGARYGLFAAFKGGMQTLTRTLAERVSERGTILYEHCVTHVVPSAGGDMR; encoded by the coding sequence ATGACTGACTCCAATCCTTCAACAGCAGTAAAACGCATCGCCGTGATTGGTGGTGGAGTGTCCGGTCTATCTGCTGCACATCATATTCTGGAACTGTCTGATGAGCAGCAGCAGCCTGTGGAAGTGACCCTTTTCGAATCGCAACCAGAATCTGGTGGGTGGATCGGGACTATCGATCAGGGGGATTACCTGATCGATACCGGTGCCGACATGTTTATTACCAACAAACCGGCAGGCATCAATCTCTGTAAGCGTCTGGGATTGGTAGATCAGCTGATTTCCACTGATACCCGTTACCGTGGAGCACTCGTATTGAGTCGAGGGTTAACAGTGCCTGTCCCACTCGGGTTCGAACTGATGACCCCCTCGCGCATGCTCCCTATGCTGCGTACTCCGTTGCTGAGCTTGTGGGGGAAAATTCGCATGGGGCTGGAATACTTTCTGCCTCGTCGACACAGCTCAAACGGTCTCGACCAGGACGATGAAAGTCTTGCCCATTTCGTAACCCGCCGTTTTGGTAAAGAAGCTCTGACACGTCTCGTGCAGCCGCTGGTGGCCGGTATTTATACCTCCGATCCGGAGAAGCTAAGCTTGCGGGCGACACTCCCACGCTTCCTGGACATGGAACGGGATCATCGCAGCCTGATCAAAGCCGCCCGGCATCAGAAGAAAGCAGCCCGCTCCCAGTCCGATGCCACAGGTGCCCGTTATGGTCTGTTTGCTGCGTTCAAAGGAGGTATGCAAACGCTGACACGCACTCTGGCAGAGCGTGTCTCCGAGCGGGGAACAATCCTCTATGAACATTGTGTTACCCATGTTGTGCCTTCGGCGGGGGGGGATATGAGGTGA